From Citricoccus sp. SGAir0253, a single genomic window includes:
- a CDS encoding extracellular solute-binding protein: protein MVVYTNSNADGRAEWLTEKAAEAGIPVEIVGQGGGDTTNKILAEAGNPVADVVFGLNHMYFSQLVQAGTIEPYTPEWSDEVAPELGDPSGEGNFWPIVQQGIVLAYDREAYTPEEAPQDWTDLWSEERFHERYESVTGLGGATTQLVFAGILDRYQDPSGELGVSAEGWKQIEAYFEHGNPSVPDTDLYLRMAEDEVDMGQMWTSGIPSREEEYGVDTEIVQPEVGVPFAVEQVALVKGTDQAERAQEFIDWFGSAETQAAWSAEFDSMPANEGAIAEADPEIVEFHESLDQQDIDWDFVSENVTAWIEKVELEYVQ from the coding sequence TTGGTCGTCTACACCAACTCCAACGCGGACGGCCGGGCCGAGTGGCTGACCGAGAAGGCCGCCGAGGCCGGGATCCCCGTGGAGATCGTCGGCCAGGGCGGCGGGGACACCACCAACAAGATCCTCGCCGAGGCCGGCAACCCCGTGGCGGACGTGGTCTTCGGGCTGAACCACATGTACTTCTCCCAGCTGGTGCAGGCCGGAACGATCGAGCCCTACACCCCCGAGTGGTCCGATGAGGTGGCCCCGGAGCTGGGCGATCCGTCCGGGGAGGGCAATTTCTGGCCCATCGTCCAGCAGGGCATCGTCCTGGCCTACGACCGCGAGGCCTACACCCCCGAGGAGGCCCCCCAGGACTGGACGGACCTCTGGAGCGAGGAGCGCTTCCACGAGCGCTACGAGTCCGTGACCGGCCTCGGCGGTGCCACCACGCAGCTGGTGTTCGCCGGCATCCTGGACCGGTACCAGGACCCCAGCGGTGAGCTGGGGGTGTCCGCCGAGGGCTGGAAGCAGATCGAGGCCTACTTCGAGCACGGCAACCCGTCCGTGCCGGACACGGACCTGTACCTGCGCATGGCCGAGGACGAGGTGGACATGGGCCAGATGTGGACCTCCGGCATCCCCTCCCGTGAGGAGGAGTACGGCGTCGACACGGAGATCGTCCAGCCCGAGGTGGGCGTCCCGTTCGCCGTGGAGCAGGTCGCGCTCGTCAAGGGCACTGACCAGGCCGAGCGGGCCCAAGAGTTCATCGACTGGTTCGGCAGTGCCGAGACGCAGGCGGCGTGGTCCGCCGAGTTCGACTCGATGCCCGCCAACGAGGGCGCCATCGCCGAGGCCGATCCGGAGATCGTGGAGTTCCACGAGTCCCTCGACCAGCAGGACATCGACTGGGACTTCGTCTCCGAGAACGTCACCGCCTGGATCGAGAAGGTCGAGCTCGAGTACGTCCAGTGA